A single window of Malus sylvestris chromosome 5, drMalSylv7.2, whole genome shotgun sequence DNA harbors:
- the LOC126622443 gene encoding CDT1-like protein a, chloroplastic isoform X2, whose product MSSSQTFRSRTPRSREKKALNPNPSKVSGNLALSTQTPQKSEALTRRARNANFALSIGDIRRAAAKSVGELTQKRRTDQIDPWGEETLKKTFVSFPEKLPEMRFTYGHLAQLKFVMPEVIEIKKVLIKDERTSCLKPDLHVTINADALESDGKSKSEGGASMHLRKLFHKRLADLSKIPS is encoded by the exons ATGAGTTCCTCGCAAACCTTCAGATCCAGGACACCCAGAAGCCGGGAAAAGAAAGCCCTAAACCCAAATCCCTCGAAAGTCTCAGGCAACTTGGCACTGAGCACCCAGACCCCTCAGAAGTCCGAAGCACTCACCCGCCGTGCCCGAAACGCCAACTTCGCGCTCTCCATAGGAGACATCAGAAGGGCCGCCGCCAAGAGCGTCGGCGAATTGACCCAGAAGCGACGGACCGACCAGATCGATCCATGGGGAGAGGAAACCTTGAAGAAGACTTTTGTCAGTTTCCCAGAGAAGCTACCCGAGAT GAGGTTTACATATGGTCACTTGGCTCAGCTGAAGTTTGTTATGCCTGAGGTGATTGAAATAAAGAAAGTGCTTATTAAGGATGAGAGAACCAGTTGTCTGAAGCCGGATCTTCATGTCACCATCAATGCTGATGCATTGGAGAGCGATGGAAAGTCAAAATCCGAAGGTGGTGCGAGTATGCATTTGAGGAAGTTATTTCATAAGCGGCTTGCTGATCTTTCCAAAATCCCATCCTGA